In a genomic window of Niallia taxi:
- a CDS encoding nucleotidyltransferase, with the protein MILEKVINRIVIQSEYKHFVDKYIDNILIEFNDKIHSIYMCGSIPKGTAKPFKSDADFTIVCVNTKDIDYERLSNIKDRLLEEYPVVTKIDTIICSIDDVLSKPNEWGFWVKIICVCIYGRDVGEKVPPIIISPEFILDLNTETKAEVNRIHNFLCNASDNTMKNRYIKGYSKRLIRALYSLVLEDTGVWQDDVIKMKNAILNYCEIDSALVDYLYACYLDSNVLVEEFLGIADKVYSYFENALNAMAASRTSFN; encoded by the coding sequence ATGATATTAGAAAAAGTCATAAATAGAATTGTAATACAAAGTGAGTATAAGCATTTTGTTGATAAGTATATAGATAATATACTTATCGAATTTAATGATAAGATTCATAGCATTTATATGTGTGGCTCGATTCCAAAAGGAACTGCTAAACCTTTTAAGTCAGATGCAGATTTTACTATTGTATGTGTAAACACCAAAGATATCGATTACGAAAGGTTGTCAAATATTAAAGACAGGCTTTTGGAAGAATATCCAGTAGTAACTAAGATTGATACGATAATTTGTTCGATTGACGATGTATTAAGTAAACCGAATGAGTGGGGTTTTTGGGTTAAGATAATTTGTGTTTGCATATATGGTCGTGACGTTGGTGAAAAAGTACCACCGATAATTATTTCTCCAGAGTTCATTTTAGACTTAAATACAGAGACCAAGGCGGAAGTAAATCGTATACATAATTTCCTTTGTAATGCTAGTGATAACACAATGAAAAATAGATATATTAAAGGTTACTCTAAGAGATTAATTCGTGCATTGTACTCTTTGGTATTAGAAGATACAGGTGTATGGCAAGATGACGTTATTAAGATGAAGAATGCCATCTTAAACTATTGTGAGATTGACTCCGCTTTAGTTGATTATCTGTATGCTTGTTACTTGGATAGTAATGTACTTGTTGAAGAGTTTCTGGGAATTGCAGATAAAGTATATAGCTATTTTGAGAACGCCTTAAATGCAATGGCTGCTTCCAGAACTTCCTTCAACTAA
- a CDS encoding VanZ family protein, protein MKKIIKVILNISFIFYLSALVYLLFLGSRGYLWPEISLIEYLKYSSNFVPFKTISTYIMAMFDGSMNMDIPIKNLFGNLFMFLPMGIYLPYYTKKLSKLFTYSISMTLLLFLIELIQVITRLGSFDIDDFILNMFGALMGFCICNTKVVQKYFAIV, encoded by the coding sequence ATGAAAAAAATAATAAAAGTAATTCTAAATATAAGCTTTATATTTTATTTATCAGCTTTGGTATATTTACTGTTTTTAGGCTCAAGAGGATATTTATGGCCAGAAATATCTTTGATAGAATATTTAAAGTACTCATCTAATTTTGTTCCATTTAAAACTATTAGTACGTATATTATGGCAATGTTCGACGGAAGTATGAACATGGATATACCTATAAAAAACCTTTTTGGTAACTTATTTATGTTTTTACCAATGGGTATTTATCTGCCTTATTATACAAAAAAGTTATCAAAATTATTTACTTATAGTATATCGATGACGCTATTGTTATTTTTGATTGAATTAATACAAGTAATTACAAGATTAGGAAGTTTTGATATTGATGATTTCATTCTAAATATGTTTGGTGCTTTAATGGGTTTTTGTATTTGCAATACAAAAGTTGTTCAGAAGTACTTTGCCATAGTATAG
- a CDS encoding helix-turn-helix transcriptional regulator, giving the protein MNLHPGYFHRIFKQHIGCTVMEYLSSVRMDKAKMLLSDTDISISDVPDYVGINSTQYFSALFKKHTLETPLLYRRKHQTIRNTIPRDDVIIENSSDNFTPF; this is encoded by the coding sequence TTGAATTTACATCCGGGATATTTTCACCGGATCTTTAAACAGCATATTGGCTGTACAGTTATGGAATATTTGTCTTCTGTACGAATGGACAAAGCCAAAATGCTCCTATCCGATACGGATATTTCAATCAGTGATGTACCTGATTACGTAGGCATCAACAGCACACAGTATTTTAGTGCACTATTTAAAAAGCATACACTGGAAACACCTTTATTATATCGGAGAAAACATCAAACAATACGCAATACGATACCGCGGGACGATGTCATTATAGAAAATTCAAGTGATAATTTTACACCATTTTGA
- a CDS encoding LysR family transcriptional regulator, with protein sequence MNIQKYKAFVKAVEFGSFTKAAEVLGYTQSGISRMINDLETEWGVSLFERGRTGINLTADGLKLLPQLKRICNEHEILMTQIEDLLNMESGMIRIGTISSIASHWIPNIIRVFKKDYPKIDFEILLGDYTEIESWVLNGRVDFGFLRLPSKAELETTFLEQDRLLVVIPQDHPLANQEKFPIEELLNNPFMLLEKGAKAEISEIFEKHHISPQINFTTWDDYAIMSMVENGLGISILPELILKRIPHKIIAKELETPAFRKIGIATREHKSLSRASKKFLEYLSYRTVSE encoded by the coding sequence ATGAATATCCAAAAATATAAGGCATTTGTAAAAGCTGTAGAATTTGGCAGCTTTACAAAAGCTGCCGAAGTATTGGGCTACACGCAATCTGGAATTAGCCGTATGATTAACGACTTGGAGACGGAATGGGGAGTTTCCCTATTTGAAAGAGGAAGGACTGGTATCAATTTAACAGCGGATGGATTAAAGTTACTGCCTCAATTAAAAAGGATTTGTAATGAGCATGAAATACTAATGACACAGATCGAAGACTTACTTAATATGGAGTCTGGTATGATTCGTATTGGAACAATTTCTAGCATAGCATCTCACTGGATTCCTAACATTATTAGAGTTTTTAAGAAGGATTACCCCAAAATTGATTTTGAAATTCTGCTTGGTGATTATACAGAAATTGAAAGTTGGGTTTTAAACGGTCGTGTTGACTTCGGTTTTTTGCGATTACCGTCAAAAGCAGAACTTGAAACAACTTTTTTAGAACAAGATCGATTGCTCGTGGTGATTCCGCAAGATCATCCTCTTGCTAATCAGGAAAAGTTTCCAATTGAGGAATTACTGAATAACCCTTTCATGCTATTGGAAAAGGGAGCAAAAGCAGAAATTTCCGAGATTTTTGAGAAACATCATATTTCTCCACAAATCAATTTTACCACATGGGATGATTATGCCATTATGTCAATGGTGGAAAATGGGCTAGGAATCAGTATACTACCAGAATTAATATTGAAGCGTATCCCTCATAAAATAATAGCAAAAGAGCTTGAAACTCCTGCTTTTAGAAAGATTGGTA
- a CDS encoding DMT family transporter has product MAWFYLIIGGILEVGWALGLSYSDGFTKIEVLIPTLILLAFSFYFFSKSLKLLPISTAYAVFTGLGSFGTAIVGMVFLGDSVSPLKLLFVITLVCCIIGLKFVSNEHDREESITVSNEPNREESI; this is encoded by the coding sequence ATGGCATGGTTTTATCTAATTATTGGAGGTATTTTGGAGGTAGGTTGGGCATTAGGATTGTCTTATTCTGATGGTTTTACAAAAATAGAAGTTCTTATACCCACGTTAATATTATTGGCATTCAGTTTTTACTTTTTCTCCAAATCATTGAAATTATTACCAATATCCACTGCATATGCCGTTTTCACTGGTCTCGGTTCATTTGGTACTGCAATTGTAGGAATGGTATTTTTAGGTGATTCTGTAAGTCCGCTAAAACTACTATTTGTTATAACCTTAGTTTGTTGTATTATCGGATTAAAGTTTGTATCTAATGAACATGACAGAGAGGAAAGTATAACTGTATCTAATGAACCTAATAGAGAGGAAAGTATATAA
- a CDS encoding prolyl-tRNA synthetase associated domain-containing protein: MFFVSDIIEKAPDSYKTPLQEKVYKSLEKLQISFERVHTDEAISMDDCIEINNKLDMKMVKTLFLCNSKKNEFYLFITTADKPFKSKNFSNVLGISRVSFAPVELMEHILGVKVGAATVFGVLMDQENLVKVAIDKDVLLDEWYGCSDGTTTGYLKVKTNLIVNNFLTYTKHIPIIIEM; the protein is encoded by the coding sequence ATGTTTTTTGTGAGTGATATTATAGAAAAAGCTCCAGATAGCTATAAGACTCCACTTCAAGAAAAGGTCTATAAATCATTGGAAAAGTTACAAATTTCATTTGAACGAGTCCATACAGATGAAGCCATTTCAATGGATGATTGTATCGAGATTAATAACAAATTGGATATGAAAATGGTAAAAACACTGTTCCTCTGCAATAGCAAAAAAAATGAATTTTATTTATTTATTACTACTGCCGATAAACCATTCAAGTCAAAAAATTTCAGCAATGTACTTGGCATATCACGTGTATCCTTTGCTCCAGTAGAGCTAATGGAACATATATTGGGCGTAAAAGTCGGGGCTGCTACTGTATTCGGTGTATTAATGGATCAGGAAAATCTTGTTAAGGTTGCTATTGATAAAGATGTGCTTTTAGACGAGTGGTATGGATGTAGTGATGGAACGACAACTGGATATTTAAAAGTTAAAACAAACTTAATTGTCAATAACTTCCTTACCTATACAAAGCACATTCCTATTATTATTGAAATGTAA
- a CDS encoding TetR/AcrR family transcriptional regulator, translating into MSKGEETRKKILRSALSLFSTKGYEQTSIRDIAIEVNIKAPSIYAYFSGKEELFISVSEFAMKDYINFVQNHSFIMENQSIEKNLYALMKSLNDYFFENELGHFINRYFIVPSEQFKEKLVQLCLECEEEIKKVLLKILNPEAEKFISIDLILVSFFCNLDGMLLYMVNYSREHYETRLKQMWQVFWRGIQK; encoded by the coding sequence GTGAGTAAAGGTGAAGAAACGAGAAAAAAAATACTTAGGAGTGCTCTTAGCTTATTCTCTACTAAAGGTTATGAACAGACATCAATTCGGGATATAGCAATAGAAGTAAATATTAAAGCACCCTCTATTTATGCTTATTTTTCAGGTAAAGAAGAATTATTTATAAGTGTAAGTGAGTTTGCAATGAAGGACTATATTAATTTTGTACAAAATCATTCCTTCATTATGGAGAATCAATCCATTGAAAAAAATTTATATGCCTTAATGAAATCTTTAAACGATTATTTTTTTGAAAATGAGCTAGGACACTTCATAAATAGATATTTTATTGTACCATCAGAACAATTTAAAGAGAAATTAGTTCAACTATGTCTAGAATGTGAAGAAGAAATTAAAAAAGTACTACTTAAGATATTAAATCCTGAGGCTGAAAAATTTATATCTATAGACTTAATTTTAGTATCCTTTTTCTGCAACCTAGATGGTATGCTCCTCTATATGGTCAATTACTCTCGGGAGCATTATGAAACAAGACTAAAACAAATGTGGCAAGTATTTTGGCGAGGAATTCAGAAATAA
- a CDS encoding DMT family transporter: protein MSWIFIVLAGLMEVGGVICLKYSEGFSKIKPTIGLIVFMLLSFFLLSLSLREIPVSIGYGIWTGIGAAGSVLLGMFVFKESKNIKRLALVGGIIISIVGLKLVS, encoded by the coding sequence ATGAGTTGGATTTTTATCGTTTTAGCAGGATTGATGGAAGTCGGTGGAGTTATATGCTTAAAGTATTCGGAAGGATTTTCGAAGATCAAACCCACAATAGGTTTAATTGTCTTTATGTTGCTTAGTTTCTTCCTACTTTCCTTGTCCTTAAGAGAAATACCGGTTAGTATTGGATATGGGATATGGACAGGGATTGGAGCAGCTGGGAGCGTTTTATTGGGAATGTTCGTTTTCAAAGAATCGAAAAACATTAAAAGATTAGCTTTAGTTGGTGGTATAATTATAAGCATAGTAGGCTTAAAACTAGTCTCTTAA
- the melA gene encoding alpha-glucosidase/alpha-galactosidase, giving the protein MSVKVAFIGAGSIGFTRGLLKDLLSVPELQNIEVSFTDINERNLDMVTQLCQRDIDENNLNIKIHSTTVRREALRDAKYIFLVVRIGGLEAFEHDIEIPLKYGVDQCVGDTLSAGGIMYGQRGIAAVMEFCKDIREVAAPDCLLMNYANPMAMITWACNKYGGVRTIGLCHGVQHGHQQIADVLGLEREEVDIICAGINHQTWYVQVKHNGQDLTGELLEAFEKHPEYNQTEKVRIDMLRRFGYYSTESNGHLSEYLPWYRKRPEEIKDWIDLGSWINGETGGYLRICTESRNWFMNDFPNWMKDSALVYELTDRSEEHGSYIVEALETGRVYRGHFNVINNGIISNLPDDAVIEAPGYVDGNGISMPTVGDLPLGCAAVCNVSISVQRLAVEAAIQGNDNLLRQAMMMDPLVGAVCNPKEIWQMVDEMLVAHETWLPQYSEAIAKAKDRLKNEPLIPTKQTDGAARIPVKSVEEMALNRDEINRTAGAADKAKNRQPAS; this is encoded by the coding sequence ATGTCAGTGAAGGTTGCGTTTATCGGTGCGGGGAGTATTGGTTTTACCAGAGGCCTATTGAAAGACTTATTGTCAGTGCCAGAATTGCAGAATATCGAAGTGTCATTTACTGATATAAATGAGCGTAACCTGGATATGGTGACGCAATTATGCCAGAGGGACATAGATGAGAATAACTTAAATATTAAAATACATTCAACAACAGTCCGGCGGGAAGCGCTCCGCGATGCAAAGTACATTTTTTTAGTTGTACGAATTGGCGGGCTAGAAGCTTTCGAGCATGATATTGAGATTCCCCTTAAGTATGGAGTGGATCAATGTGTAGGGGACACGCTCAGTGCTGGAGGCATTATGTATGGCCAGCGCGGCATAGCGGCAGTAATGGAGTTCTGCAAAGATATTCGCGAAGTAGCTGCACCAGACTGCCTGCTCATGAATTATGCAAACCCAATGGCCATGATCACATGGGCTTGCAATAAATATGGAGGCGTGAGAACGATTGGTTTGTGTCATGGCGTACAGCACGGTCATCAGCAAATCGCAGACGTCTTGGGCCTTGAGAGAGAAGAAGTTGATATTATTTGTGCAGGTATTAATCATCAAACATGGTATGTACAGGTTAAACATAACGGTCAAGACTTAACAGGGGAACTGCTCGAAGCATTTGAAAAGCACCCTGAATATAACCAGACTGAGAAAGTTCGCATCGATATGCTACGCCGATTTGGCTACTACAGCACCGAATCAAATGGTCATTTAAGTGAATACTTGCCGTGGTATCGGAAGCGTCCGGAAGAGATTAAAGACTGGATTGACTTAGGCAGTTGGATTAATGGGGAAACGGGCGGCTACTTAAGAATTTGTACGGAAAGCAGAAATTGGTTCATGAATGACTTTCCTAACTGGATGAAGGATTCGGCGCTGGTATATGAATTAACTGACCGCAGTGAAGAGCATGGTTCATACATTGTGGAAGCGTTAGAAACAGGCAGAGTGTATAGAGGGCATTTTAACGTAATAAACAATGGCATTATTTCTAACTTACCGGATGATGCGGTTATTGAAGCGCCTGGTTATGTTGATGGGAACGGCATCAGCATGCCTACTGTAGGAGACTTGCCTTTAGGTTGCGCAGCAGTATGCAACGTCAGTATTTCTGTACAAAGGCTCGCTGTTGAAGCGGCAATCCAAGGCAATGACAATCTGCTTCGTCAAGCAATGATGATGGACCCGCTAGTTGGTGCTGTGTGCAACCCGAAAGAAATTTGGCAGATGGTTGACGAAATGCTGGTAGCCCATGAGACATGGCTACCTCAATATAGCGAGGCCATTGCTAAAGCAAAAGACCGCTTAAAAAATGAACCGCTAATCCCGACAAAACAAACGGATGGAGCGGCACGAATCCCAGTAAAATCAGTTGAAGAAATGGCTTTAAATCGCGACGAAATTAACCGAACTGCTGGAGCTGCGGATAAAGCCAAGAACAGACAACCGGCTAGTTAA
- a CDS encoding DMT family transporter, which produces MNQKRLLLNYGLLVFVTALWGLNMVLIKVLVEALPPQTMTAFRIMMAGITALILIAIGKSFRRLTKREWLYTLLGMLFSVILHHGLIAVGLTMIDASNASLILALVPLTTAVLAVLFLGEQLTTLRTIGFILAIIGVFFIKGGSINNIQFSHGELIIFIAMLVQAISFIFVKKATATLDSKQVTTIMYSVGSIGLLIISFITEPKGVSEMGSANIYIYLLFILSGVVATGVGYIVFNASIQQIGAGKTAIFNNFVPFFGLVFSAIFLKETIESSQLIGFLFIVAGVLFGTGYIEKKWEKKHNRINNTRKKSIV; this is translated from the coding sequence ATGAATCAAAAGCGACTATTACTAAATTATGGATTATTAGTTTTTGTCACTGCTTTATGGGGACTTAATATGGTTTTAATTAAAGTTTTGGTGGAGGCATTACCTCCACAAACCATGACGGCTTTTCGAATTATGATGGCTGGAATTACAGCATTAATATTAATTGCAATTGGGAAATCCTTCCGTCGTTTAACGAAAAGAGAATGGCTTTATACACTACTTGGAATGCTATTTAGTGTCATTCTTCATCATGGACTTATAGCTGTAGGTTTAACAATGATTGATGCTTCGAATGCTTCCTTAATTCTTGCACTAGTACCGCTTACAACAGCAGTCCTAGCTGTCCTTTTTTTAGGTGAACAATTAACCACACTACGAACGATAGGTTTTATCCTCGCAATAATTGGTGTATTTTTTATTAAAGGTGGTTCAATCAATAACATACAATTCTCTCACGGAGAATTGATTATATTTATTGCAATGTTAGTTCAAGCAATTAGTTTTATTTTTGTAAAAAAGGCAACAGCAACACTTGATTCAAAACAGGTAACAACAATAATGTACTCAGTAGGTTCAATAGGTTTATTAATTATTAGTTTTATAACCGAACCTAAAGGCGTTAGTGAGATGGGTTCCGCCAATATATATATTTACTTACTATTCATTTTGTCGGGGGTAGTTGCAACAGGAGTTGGATATATTGTTTTTAATGCTTCGATTCAGCAAATTGGAGCAGGAAAAACAGCCATATTTAATAACTTTGTTCCTTTTTTTGGTCTTGTGTTCTCTGCAATATTCTTAAAAGAAACCATTGAATCTTCACAATTAATTGGATTTTTATTTATTGTAGCTGGAGTTCTATTTGGGACAGGTTATATCGAAAAGAAATGGGAGAAAAAGCATAATCGGATTAATAATACCAGGAAGAAGAGTATAGTCTAA